A DNA window from Maledivibacter sp. contains the following coding sequences:
- a CDS encoding DUF1294 domain-containing protein: protein MQLLKHKEFYFAIYIFLVNLFGFAIMLIDKYKAKKNKWRIKETSFFITAVIGGAAGILLGMTMVRHKTQHKTFYIGIPLIYLLNNLIVCGLIYFLYLKGH, encoded by the coding sequence ATGCAGTTATTAAAGCATAAGGAATTCTATTTTGCCATTTATATTTTTTTGGTCAATTTATTTGGATTTGCTATCATGCTCATAGATAAATATAAGGCAAAAAAGAACAAATGGAGAATCAAGGAGACAAGCTTCTTTATAACAGCAGTTATTGGTGGTGCCGCAGGGATACTTTTAGGTATGACAATGGTTAGACATAAAACCCAGCATAAGACCTTCTATATAGGAATACCATTGATTTATTTACTTAACAATCTAATCGTTTGTGGATTAATATATTTTCTATATTTGAAAGGACACTAA
- a CDS encoding YjdF family protein codes for MHYVNTSCTILFESPYWIGIFEKTDGKGYSVSRFVFGKEPTGPELYNFMIKYYPKQLSYSKPNEEMEKSLTRTKINPKRRQREAAKAMQEKSISTKAQEALRLQYEENKKQRKTASKAKKLERERKKFELKQQKKKEKKKGH; via the coding sequence ATGCATTATGTCAATACTTCATGTACTATTCTTTTTGAAAGTCCTTATTGGATTGGAATTTTTGAAAAAACCGATGGTAAAGGCTATTCCGTTTCTAGGTTTGTTTTTGGAAAGGAGCCTACAGGCCCGGAGCTTTATAACTTTATGATAAAGTATTATCCAAAACAGCTGAGTTATAGTAAGCCTAATGAAGAGATGGAAAAAAGCCTTACTCGTACAAAGATCAATCCTAAAAGGAGGCAAAGGGAAGCCGCAAAAGCTATGCAGGAAAAGAGTATATCCACAAAGGCTCAAGAAGCTTTAAGGCTCCAGTACGAAGAAAATAAGAAACAAAGAAAAACAGCCTCCAAGGCTAAAAAGCTAGAGCGAGAAAGAAAGAAGTTTGAACTAAAACAACAAAAAAAGAAGGAAAAGAAGAAAGGACACTAA